One Palaemon carinicauda isolate YSFRI2023 chromosome 5, ASM3689809v2, whole genome shotgun sequence DNA window includes the following coding sequences:
- the LOC137641023 gene encoding uncharacterized protein gives MSSAHYPEYNGRAEAAVRTTRRTLLGNTLPNGGVDNDKVAQAILQYRNTPLYGIDKSPAQLAMGRQLRESVPMLKSHHFVTKHWSETLFVREKETSVIEQRISSKYTEKAKDLSPLQIGERVAIQDVTTQAWNRSRVVIEKNRYRQYCLKLDMSGRISTRNRKHLRSLPPSPPQGEPTPTTSEETHPVPTQERSSTRVRRPPQWYNDYITE, from the coding sequence ATGTCGTCTGCTCACTACCCCGAGTACAATGGGCGGGCAGAAGCTGCTGTGCGTACCACCAGACGAACGTTATTGGGCAATACTTTACCTAATGGAGGGGTAGACAATGATAAAGTAGCTCAGGCAatattgcagtatagaaatacaccatTATATGGTATTGATAAGTCTCCTGCACAGCTGGCCATGGGTCGCCAACTTCGAGAGTCGGTGCCAATGCTAAAAAGTCATCATTTTGTCACCAAGCATTGGTCAGAAACCTTGTTCGTAAGAGAGAAAGAAACAAGTGTTATTGAGCAACGAATATCATCTAAGTATACAGAAAAAGCCAAGGATCTCTCCCCCCTACAAATAGGTGAGAGGGTAGCCATCCAAGATGTGACCACACAAGCCTGGAATAGAAGCAGGGTGGTTATTGAAAAGAATAGATACCGCCAATATTGCCTAAAGTTGGATATGAGCGGGAGAATTTCGACAAGAAATCGTAAGCATTTGAGATCCCTACCACCCTCACCACCTCAGGGGGAACCTACTCCCACCACCTCAGAGGAGACTCACCCAGTACCCACCCAGGAGAGAAGTAGTACTAGGGTACGTCGTCCTCCGCAATGGTATAATGATTATATCACAGAGTAA